A segment of the Polyodon spathula isolate WHYD16114869_AA chromosome 17, ASM1765450v1, whole genome shotgun sequence genome:
TGACAACAGAAGAACTTGAGCAGCAAGTGACTGATGGAAACAGGTATGAAATGCCTAATATTTTTTCCAgtaatataacatatttttttcaagatacctgcatattacagtatatttttaaaagaaaagtaaaaatggTATCCTTCCATTTTAAATAGTCAAAATTTTGAAAATGGTCCACTGGTGTGTTTTAACTGTCATTCTCTTCATACGATTAAGAGCAATTCCACTGTGACTCCTATTACAATGGGGCTGTCACTTTGCGTTAAAATGTGCAGGATTTAGAGGTATGTGGTCAGAAAAGAGATCATTTAAATCATACAGAAGAAAGATAAACATGTATTCCATTTTCTGTCACAAttctgcatgtatttatttatttgggttttttttttaatacgttgAATAAGCTTGTTTGCCTGCTGATAAATATTCTAAAGAGAATGAGTGAGGGAATGGATTTCTGATGCATGCAATATCTCAACTGTTCTAAGTGGTTTAAACAATGGATGTGCATGTCCTTTCAATACTGCAAGAtagtgaaaataaaaaggcatgttttttcaaaagtattttatattgtagatgtagtatatttatttgtaacttaTCAGAGTTTAATAGTCTGATAGGCTTCATAatacaatgtatatataattatggAATATGTGCATGACATTTGCCTGTAGTATTTATATTTAAGTAGGTAGTGATAAGAATGAACTGACTATGCATGTGTGCATGTTATTATGAGCCTGTTTTTGCATGTTGTCTTTTTCTACAGCCTGGATAGAACTATTTCCAAACGCTGCTCCAATCTGAGTACTTGTGTGCTGGGAAAACTGTCACAGGAGTTGCACAAATTGCAAAGTTACCCTCGCACTGATGTCGGAGCTGGAACTCCTGGCAAGAAAAGAAACATTGTGAATGAGCTGGAAAATGAACGCTATGCAAACTATGAAGAAACCTTTCAAAGCAACTAAGAAACCTCATTTTTCTCTCCCCCCACCGTTTTTTTAACTTGATGCATGTGGATTTCCCCTGCTTGATTGACTTGATATCAACCTTGATTGCTAAGCCTGTGTTAGTTTCTTTTTGACTCCATTTTCGACAGAGAATGATAGAGTTGGATTTATAttactataaaaatgaaataatgaaatatattaataaaatcaaattatGGTTAGCCTAAAATAATtgtttctttagatttttttttctgacttctcTGGTAATAATACATGAATGCTTCTttcatgtgtgtttaataaacttATTTTTCTACCAGGAAaccttgcttttttaaatttaatattcatttaaagtAATGTAATGTTAATTCCACCCAAATgtagtattttataaaataaaatgaggttactatatatatatatatatatatataatatataatatatatatatatatatatatctatatatatatatatacgtatgcATATAAATAAAGCAAGCAAATAGGCAGTTATTGGAGACATATTTTAACGAACTGAACTATTAGTAACTGGTTCCCCCTGATTTAGACTGCTTCAGATTAGATTAGCCCATTATTAGATCacctattaaaatattttaatgaatactCTTCAAGATGATACACAGGTAAGAATGATATGTTATCCAATATATGCAATCGATTTAGAATTTTGAGTCTAtattgttacttttattttttcatgtaatagtagatcattttgaattatatttatatattgaaataaTCTATATTGTGGTAGTCTTGTCACTCAATATGCAAATTATATcaaagtaatgtatttatttaagtctaTTTACTTTGCTCAAAAGGAATTGATGCTGTGTTTTGAATGAAGGTTGATTTGTTCTCAACCATCTCAACCGTCATTTGTCATTTTCCTTCCACGCTGCAGCATTACAGCTCAAAAACGGGCCTGTAATACAGCCACTTGTGTCACTCACCGACTGGCAGATTTCCTAAGCAGGTCAGGAGGGATGGGTAACAGCAACTTTGTACCAACCAACGTGGGAGCCAAGGCATTTGGCAGGCGAAGGAGAGACATCCAGCTGTAGAATAGAAATGACCTTCAGGAACAGGGTGAATATAACTTTACTTCAAATATACACATGGAAACAGTCATACAACTCAAACTGTATAAAACTAGCCAGAAACAACTGAGAGCAATGCATTAACATCTCCTACTTGCAACTCAGTTTATTCTTTGCTAGTATTATAAAGTTGCTTCAGTCCTTTCCTTTATAAGGTTCAAACACAGTCCCACAAACAGTAAAATGtgacacagatttattttaaagacagcATGCAGGAGGAATATATCAATTCTTGCATGTTCTGTTAACTATTGTCTATAGAGACATTTCTGTAAACTACTTAGCTGGCTAATTAACTATGTTCAGCTAATATTGATAATGCAATAATTAGTGTAGGATTCACCTAACCTGTCACCCTGTTTAATTTATAGCTGCCTctaaatctgaaattattttttattatataatgttCTCTTTATATTCAGTTACAGTTAGTGGCTAATACCAAAACCTTGCAAATGTGTAGTCTAAATGTAACTGATTGGTCTAACCAGTAACATATATGTAATTGATTGGTCTACTCATAATTATGCAAGAAAAATGAATTTGTGGCATGTCTAAATTTGTACTTTTTAAtcattctttttaaaactgtgtttttttcagaTCAACACAACTTGACAAGGCAACATATTTTACATAAACTAAACTCATGTCTCCAGTCTCCTCCTTTATAGAAGAATGGCATAGAGAATAGAGGACTGACTTCATGTCCTCTTGatgttataaatatttgttttgcttttggcaaagaaaaaaaatagagcaCTTCTGTCATGTATATTACAAGAAAATCCTGAATTTAAATCTATTCATTTTTATATGCAAATAAGAACATGATAGCATTGATGATTTATTTATCCTTtggcatacagtatatatgtgcaATGTGATCCACGCTGCTCGAACTTGTCATGCCAGCACTCTGCAGTATCTCGGGGATTACATTAATATTCTGCCTAGCAAAGCTGATCTGTAAATTGCTGTGTGTTGTGCCTTGATGTAAACCACTTTACATAACATGATTGTACAgtatgttaagaaaaaaaacaaacaaaaaaaaaacaccgtcaATATTGTAACAATTGTGAATTTCAGcaagattaaaaatgtattttagatacaGTTGGGCTGGGATATTTGTCTTATTCCGTGGAGATGATGTAGATGGAAGtgaccttgtgtgtgtgtgtgagcacaAGTCCTTGTTCATCATTCAATATGCTGCTTCATCACACTTTAAGAAAAGCCTGCCAGAACTGAAGAAAAGTCACCTGTTCCTTATTACATACTCCAGAGAAAAATGAAATACAGCCCCATTAACCAGATGGTAGATCTTTGCTCTTGAATTTTGGCTTGCCAGTTTGAAGGTACTCTTTAACAAGTAATACTGTTCCTGAAGAAGTCATACCTTCATAATACAGATAatcagataacactatgtaacacaatttttgttcctgggtgttatttcctaattgcttatgcctcaaaagtttagaaaatggctattattccccacaaactttgcttttgtgaccatgacagtgatatttcaaaatatcactatttccaatgggaaaacgggcaaacgtgtgtcttttcgttcacataaagtcagaaaaaaacaacatatgaatccaaattaacatgtatttatactaaagtaatacaaaaatgactacaaaagattatttctaaatcttttgtagtcatttttgtgttacttttgtataaatacatgtgcaATACATACACCTTTTTCTGTTGTAGTGTCAGATAAATCTTTCATGTGTTAATTTAACAGTCCCCATAGGCAGCTCAAATGCTTATTTTTGATTTTGGatgaaaatgctttatgaatatggaccatatttaaacaaaaactcatattaaaatatacattttctatagGCTTACATTACCATTTCATATTCAGGTAACAGCTTTGTCGCAAGATACATTTTCTTGTCTCTCGGAGGAAATTAGAGGtagtctgtatttatttgtttattaaaaaaacaaaaaaaacaaataaacaacaaaaaacaacaaaaaaatgcaacagaTCTAAAGATCAGTCTATTAATTTTCCTGAAAAACActacaatattgttttttggttttgtttgtttgttttttttttttggttcattcAGATACCAGGGGGTGGCAAGTGACCCCCCTTGCTTCTGTTTGCAGAAGCCCATGTGTGtctatattgtagcgatctcggttaacacagACAGGTGTATCACACAAGGTGAGCCAATCCACACATAGGCGGAGGGCGTGCGCAGATCCGAGACCTGGTAATGATGTGCTAGTCTAATTCTGCTATCTCAAAGTTGATTGCTTTCAACCTCTATGTAACTGTATTTCCAAAATCCTACTCTGGACAGCAGCTtgttttaaagcagtgttttacAGTGAGACAGTGAATTTCTGTAAAGCTAATAATTTGGAAGCCTTATTACAGCTCATTGCTGCTGGAAACACAATTGCTGGTACTGATATTAAACGGGGTTACATGCTCATGAaggatacagtaaaaaaaaaaaaaaaaaaaaaaaaaaaatatatatatatatatatatatatatatatatatatatatatatatatatatatatattcgttatAAATTGAACACATCTTTACTATTAAAAAATGGGGCCATGAGaacaactgtaataataaacataaatatagTTATTTATCGGCCTATTTTAATCTGCATAATGTCACCATGCATTATAGGATGGTCTAGTATTGACATTACTGGCCATAATTAACCCATTGAATatatacattagttaagataaacTAATTGTTGTGGCAAGGAAACATGCAGAGAACCTTTCCTTACTTGACAGTCCTCCTAATTGATTGTGTGGACTTGCCTATTCCCAGCAATACATTCCTAAACTCATGTGAGATGTAATTTCATTTTAGAGATctttaaacaacacaatttagATGCAAATTCAATGGGAACTGaacatttttcaattaaattacaGCAGAAGCGTGAATTTAACTAATAGAAAACTCTGTGGATATGTGCTAGGATTTGGATAGACCAACTTGGTGTCTTTGAAATACTTCTGTAGGATTTTCAATACCATCTGCTTCTTTTTATTCCTCAATAGTGGGATACTGTATATCAGTCCACAATATGTTGATACCTTTTGCCTTTTACTAAGGCTGGGAGATAATGTACTCTCAAGTAGTTTATTGAACATCAGTGATTTTTTGCCCAGGCCCTATTTTTTTCCTAACCATACCCAACAAGTGTACTTTTGCCACAAACAGCGCTTCTTTTTGCCCACAGCTACAGCACACCCTAATTTTGTCCCAGCATATTCTTATTTCCTTAGCTGTGGTTTATAGAATCACCcagtaaattgtttttatttaacctgGTTGATAATGTACCTGTATCTGTAAgatcatttttca
Coding sequences within it:
- the LOC121329779 gene encoding calcitonin gene-related peptide-like; its protein translation is MVVLKISAFLVAYALVVCQMYSSHAAPARTELESMTDRVTLSDYEARRLLNALVKEFVQMTTEELEQQVTDGNSITAQKRACNTATCVTHRLADFLSRSGGMGNSNFVPTNVGAKAFGRRRRDIQL